A DNA window from Halomonas zincidurans B6 contains the following coding sequences:
- a CDS encoding SIR2 family protein encodes MSEKKEPLNILKVRDEHGPLQFASDGDNFRLQAGTHASWLKSEEFDQKDLRNRIEPWLTSLVQSEHLSLLIGSGITHAVHRIATGSGAHGMDRSGYDFGDLGEKIFAAADKEAPKVGRAEANIEDDLRVANELLRGMEIVESDKSGALKERIEKTLEDFSASILKNETSIASSEEARREQAFNTLVTFLMSFASRTGVRDRLNIFTTNYDRLIEAGAELAGLHLLDRFLGNLMPIFRSSRLDLDMHYNPPGIRGEPRYLEGVARYTKLHGSVDWLQTGKDIRRFGLPFGAGSVEPYLQAPGLGDATAQKLMIYPNAAKDRETADYPYVELFRDLAAAVCRPNSTLVTYGYSFGDEHINRVIRDMLTIPSTHLVVISYDDPLGRIMQTYKEIGRPSQISLLIGPALADLSTLTENYLPKAAIDKTTFRMSELLKQRWGTERPGDQNPSGKDQPTERGDSL; translated from the coding sequence ATGAGCGAGAAAAAAGAACCGCTTAATATCCTCAAGGTTCGAGATGAGCATGGGCCACTTCAGTTTGCGTCGGACGGCGACAATTTTAGGCTACAGGCGGGAACACATGCTTCCTGGTTGAAGTCTGAAGAGTTCGATCAGAAAGATCTGCGAAACCGCATCGAGCCTTGGCTGACCTCACTGGTCCAGTCGGAGCACCTCTCGCTGTTGATTGGTTCCGGAATAACCCATGCCGTGCACCGTATTGCTACGGGCTCTGGTGCACATGGAATGGATCGATCTGGATATGACTTTGGTGATCTAGGCGAGAAAATTTTTGCAGCGGCAGACAAAGAAGCGCCCAAGGTGGGGCGAGCGGAAGCCAATATCGAGGATGATCTGCGTGTTGCGAACGAACTACTGCGTGGCATGGAAATCGTCGAATCGGACAAGAGCGGAGCGTTGAAAGAGCGTATCGAAAAAACCCTTGAGGATTTTTCAGCCTCGATACTGAAAAACGAAACGTCAATTGCTTCGTCGGAAGAAGCAAGGCGCGAGCAGGCTTTCAATACGCTGGTCACCTTTCTGATGAGCTTTGCAAGCCGCACCGGGGTTCGTGATCGCCTGAACATTTTTACCACCAACTACGACCGGCTGATAGAAGCCGGAGCAGAGCTGGCTGGATTGCACCTGCTGGACCGTTTTCTGGGCAACCTCATGCCGATCTTCCGCTCTTCGCGTCTGGATCTGGACATGCACTACAACCCACCCGGTATTCGCGGTGAGCCACGCTATCTGGAAGGCGTAGCGCGCTATACCAAGTTGCATGGCTCGGTGGACTGGTTGCAGACCGGCAAAGACATTCGCCGTTTCGGTTTGCCTTTCGGCGCCGGCAGCGTCGAACCCTATTTACAAGCCCCTGGTCTTGGTGACGCCACTGCCCAGAAATTAATGATCTATCCAAACGCAGCCAAGGATAGAGAAACCGCAGATTACCCCTACGTGGAGCTGTTTCGCGATCTCGCAGCAGCCGTATGCCGTCCTAACAGTACACTGGTGACCTACGGTTACAGTTTTGGCGATGAGCATATCAATCGCGTAATCCGAGATATGCTCACCATCCCCTCAACCCATCTGGTCGTTATCTCTTACGACGACCCGCTCGGTCGCATCATGCAGACCTACAAGGAGATAGGCAGGCCATCACAAATTAGTTTGCTGATCGGTCCGGCACTGGCCGACCTGAGCACACTGACTGAAAACTACTTGCCCAAGGCCGCCATCGACAAGACGACTTTCCGTATGAGCGAGTTGCTTAAGCAACGATGGGGAACGGAACGGCCAGGTGATCAAAACCCGTCAGGAAAGGATCAGCCTACTGAAAGGGGGGACTCGCTATGA
- a CDS encoding Shedu immune nuclease family protein translates to MIGIFKEQARLLLTYQPDRFNDTHWLDEKLRHDGSVTLRRTFTFTNAGLASIGKPLQIDDDSERVFVLGVSEGDYYKVNKDVLGLKYDLRLDRAMKLEPRTFVANRDISIFRKIDELIDEPIIVGGADESAIPLADFDQLMKTFPTSTELTHYARSRIARVLKDYFGTLSDAERHLNKYLEKKSRLVTSSRGGLLETFELQKFEYIHAELKEMLREAEEYQEKDWQRKILDLLLFIFPKYIAVLENVQIKDFYSKPGRATNRYIDLMLVDANGSVDIIEVKKPFSNALLSRHKYRDNHTPRTELAGAVMQAEKYLFHLSKWGCTGEQEIYKKHKSELPVDIQMKITNPKALILLGRDKDFTDEQRFDFEIIRRKYANMVDIMTYDDLLRRVENIIAMMKQRVSGGSSQ, encoded by the coding sequence GTGATCGGGATATTCAAGGAACAAGCCCGCTTGCTGCTGACTTACCAGCCTGATCGATTCAACGATACCCACTGGCTGGATGAAAAGCTCAGACATGATGGCAGCGTCACGCTGCGCAGAACGTTCACCTTCACAAACGCCGGTCTGGCCTCGATAGGCAAGCCGCTCCAGATTGACGACGACAGTGAACGCGTATTCGTACTGGGCGTATCCGAGGGTGACTATTACAAAGTTAACAAAGATGTTCTGGGGCTGAAGTACGATTTGCGGCTCGACCGGGCAATGAAGCTAGAGCCGCGAACTTTTGTTGCCAACCGGGATATTTCGATTTTCCGCAAAATTGATGAGTTGATCGATGAGCCCATCATAGTAGGTGGCGCTGACGAAAGCGCGATTCCGCTGGCTGATTTTGATCAGCTTATGAAGACATTTCCGACAAGCACTGAGCTGACCCACTACGCCCGATCACGTATTGCCCGGGTGCTGAAGGATTATTTCGGAACCCTTTCGGATGCAGAGCGGCACCTCAACAAATACTTGGAGAAAAAGTCCAGGCTTGTCACCTCATCTCGGGGAGGTCTTCTAGAGACCTTCGAGCTGCAAAAGTTCGAATACATCCACGCCGAGCTGAAAGAGATGCTGCGGGAAGCTGAGGAATACCAGGAAAAGGACTGGCAGAGGAAAATCCTGGACCTGTTGCTTTTCATCTTCCCCAAGTACATCGCTGTTCTAGAAAACGTCCAGATCAAGGATTTTTACTCGAAGCCGGGCCGGGCAACCAACCGCTACATAGACCTGATGCTGGTTGATGCCAATGGAAGCGTCGATATTATCGAGGTCAAGAAGCCTTTTTCAAATGCATTGCTATCTCGCCACAAGTACCGGGACAACCATACACCGAGAACCGAACTGGCCGGAGCCGTCATGCAGGCCGAAAAGTACCTGTTCCACCTCAGCAAGTGGGGTTGTACCGGTGAGCAGGAAATATACAAAAAGCACAAGAGCGAGCTCCCGGTCGATATTCAAATGAAGATCACAAATCCCAAGGCCCTCATCCTGCTGGGGCGTGACAAAGACTTCACTGATGAGCAGCGTTTTGACTTCGAAATCATCCGCCGCAAATACGCCAACATGGTCGACATCATGACCTACGATGATCTGCTGCGCAGAGTGGAAAATATCATTGCCATGATGAAGCAGCGAGTATCCGGAGGGAGTTCACAATGA